A section of the Sedimentisphaera cyanobacteriorum genome encodes:
- a CDS encoding heparinase II/III domain-containing protein has translation MLALRFALALLSVSICAHAAEIDNFSIGDNIKESRPRIIWTDQRHQRLNELKEESKELSAIYQAAFTQAENMLGLEPVEEKKIGRRLLSKSRETIERVLYPALCWRITGERRFLESAEAAMLNAAGFESWNPSHFLDVGEMTCALGLGLDWLYSDLPEASRKKIADAIIEKGLKPSLKGKHWWARADMNWNQVCNGGLTIGALAVYERSPEIAGKVIKRAVRNIPPSMEVYKPNGSYPEGPGYWKYGTSYNVIFLDALQTALGTDFGLSDMEGFRKTGEFYSFATGPSGKYFNYSDGGSGRNFSPAAFWLAGRYNKPSWTVHEIREISDMPKADFSGTPHGRFFPLSLLWAEKDMLKNHILKGSSAYFSKGINPIAILSSNHFYIGLKGGTPSANHAHMDAGSFILDTEGIRWVADLGSQRYHDLEKRGIKLWQGSQSGQRWTIFRLNNFSHNTLVVDEKLQRVKGFAPVKPAPERRLAAETDLSEIYEGQLASAARVAELAGRNAVIEDAIKAENACTVRWAFMTKADIEISGNSAVLKRKGKELKFKALSDSFVPKLEIYSAKGPREYDAENRGAKMLGFKFQLKSGENVKLKAIFTKN, from the coding sequence CAGCGATTTATCAGGCGGCATTCACGCAAGCAGAAAATATGCTCGGATTAGAGCCTGTGGAGGAGAAGAAAATCGGACGAAGGCTTCTGAGTAAATCCCGCGAGACAATTGAGCGCGTGCTGTACCCCGCCCTGTGCTGGCGCATTACAGGCGAAAGGCGTTTTCTCGAGAGCGCAGAAGCAGCAATGCTCAACGCCGCAGGCTTTGAAAGCTGGAACCCGTCGCATTTTCTTGATGTAGGCGAGATGACCTGCGCACTCGGCCTCGGGCTGGACTGGCTCTACAGCGACCTTCCAGAGGCAAGCCGAAAGAAAATAGCAGATGCGATTATCGAAAAAGGTCTCAAGCCCTCGCTGAAAGGCAAACACTGGTGGGCAAGGGCAGATATGAACTGGAATCAGGTTTGCAACGGCGGGCTGACAATCGGAGCTCTTGCAGTTTATGAGAGATCGCCGGAGATTGCAGGGAAGGTTATTAAAAGAGCGGTTCGAAACATCCCTCCATCGATGGAAGTTTACAAGCCGAACGGCTCCTATCCCGAAGGCCCGGGCTACTGGAAATACGGAACGTCTTACAATGTAATCTTCCTCGATGCCCTTCAAACCGCCCTCGGCACAGACTTCGGGCTCTCGGATATGGAAGGTTTCCGCAAAACGGGCGAATTCTACAGCTTCGCCACCGGCCCGAGCGGGAAATACTTCAACTACTCCGACGGCGGGAGCGGGAGAAACTTCAGCCCTGCTGCGTTCTGGCTTGCCGGCAGATACAACAAACCCTCATGGACAGTACACGAAATCAGAGAAATCTCTGATATGCCCAAGGCCGATTTCTCAGGCACGCCTCACGGGAGATTTTTCCCTCTCAGCCTGCTCTGGGCAGAAAAAGATATGCTCAAAAACCATATTCTGAAAGGCAGTTCTGCTTATTTCAGCAAGGGGATTAACCCAATAGCAATCCTGAGTTCTAATCATTTCTATATTGGCCTGAAAGGCGGAACACCATCAGCCAACCACGCCCACATGGACGCCGGTTCGTTCATACTTGATACTGAAGGGATTAGATGGGTTGCTGACCTCGGCTCCCAGAGATACCACGATTTGGAAAAGAGGGGCATAAAGCTCTGGCAGGGCTCGCAGAGTGGTCAGAGATGGACAATCTTTCGCCTCAACAATTTTTCTCACAACACCCTCGTAGTGGACGAAAAGCTTCAGCGCGTGAAAGGCTTCGCTCCAGTAAAGCCTGCGCCGGAGAGAAGGCTTGCCGCAGAAACCGATCTCAGCGAGATATACGAAGGGCAGCTTGCCTCCGCTGCGCGCGTAGCTGAGCTTGCAGGCAGAAATGCAGTGATAGAAGACGCTATAAAAGCAGAGAACGCCTGCACTGTCCGCTGGGCATTTATGACGAAGGCAGATATTGAAATCTCAGGCAATTCGGCCGTGCTAAAACGCAAGGGGAAAGAGCTGAAATTCAAGGCGCTCTCGGATTCGTTCGTCCCAAAGCTCGAAATCTATTCAGCAAAAGGGCCGAGGGAGTATGATGCGGAAAACAGGGGGGCAAAGATGCTCGGATTCAAATTCCAGCTCAAAAGCGGCGAGAATGTAAAGCTCAAAGCAATATTTACGAAAAATTGA